In Drosophila simulans strain w501 chromosome 3R, Prin_Dsim_3.1, whole genome shotgun sequence, a single window of DNA contains:
- the LOC6727309 gene encoding neprilysin-4 isoform X1 — translation MSRHSQLKLAMPSVHGSPAAAPGSPMNAKARSVKLGLGVNQQTGRVQWCPGLTCCKLLLLLPVVMLPLTLVLILIMRLDGMLAALQLNEQRMRDLRNSHTEVPVYMEDYEALLPEGSTYNDLINEEFILPASKRTQLQILAAERARRCQPYRYGNGESMELEERNTLMKDSRTSFLPLGIPRECLGSGVELDIKPIDEEVYQRQKKRYQDIAPYWLEKIRTRERREAERQAEEASAEISEETAALQSFWNEEGTREGIRMTQAKTMKRYMDNKVDPCVDFYKYACGNWERLHPIPKDKAGFDTFEMLRESLDLVLRNLLEKNTPVHPAAEPRKSPVRNTLFKLNEQGEGEGEADQAAEITAERLRRHIVSKRQLLNRVLVRYKRYTNGTKRKRLIETPRERTKEEEAAPPVVLPKDKSKDKSDTEEQLHVPTDFLKPHHDAQLKAKNLYRSCVNSAVLAKRGLEPLHTLIRDLGGWPVLEPKWSDSNFNWQVLAATLRRYNNDILIVQWVGADIKNSEENIVQFDQTGLGLPTREYFLQPSNAKYLQAYQRYMAEVMHKMGANKADAQRVASELVAFETQLAGITAPAEQRLNVTKLYKRMTLDQLQDVVPEIKWRAYLQSLQDREVLGSEEVVIYAVEYMSKLVTLLDETDPRTVSNYMMWRFVRHRINNVDDRFDDIKQNFYHALFGREESPQRWKVCIAQVNTNMGMAVGSMFVSRYFDNNSKRDTLRMTHDLQQAFRDILKTTDWLDDTTKQLAEEKVNAMSLKIGYPDFILNPSELNSKYAGIEIYPEKYFENTLNVLLHTAKTEQAKLHERVNKTNWQTAPAIVNAYYSRNKNQIMFPAGILQPPFYHRHFPKSLNFGGIGVVIGHELTHGFDDKGRLFDRNGNIHKWWTDSSIRGFDERARCIIAQYSNYTVEEVGIVLNGESTQGENIADNGGLRQAFHAYQRWLKEHPSEVPDEILPGLNMTGPQLFFLNFGQVWCGAMRPEAIRNKLNTAIHSPGRFRVIGTLSNSIDFAREFNCPLGSPMNPQKKCSVW, via the exons ATGAGTCGCCACAGCCAACTGAAGCTAGCGATGCCCTCGGTTCATGGATCTCCAGCCGCCGCTCCTGGCTCGCCGATGAACGCGAAAGCCCGGAGCGTGAAGCTCGGACTGGGTGTTAATCAGCAGACAGGTCGGGTGCAGTGGTGTCCCGGTCTGACCTGCTGCAAATTGCTTCTACTTCTTCCAGTGGTAATGCTGCCACTGACCCTGGTGCTCATCCTGATCATGCGGCTGGACGGGATGCTGGCGGCGCTGCAGTTAAACGAGCAGAGGATGAGGGATTTGCGGAACTCTCACACCGAGGTGCCTGTCTATATGGAGGATTACGAAGCCCTTTTACCGGAGGGCAGTACCTACAACGACCTGATCAACGAGGAGTTCATACTGCCGGCGAGCAAGCGGACCCAACTGCAGATTTTAGCCGCGGAGAGGGCGCGTCGCTGCCAACCATATCGCTACGGGAACGGGGAGTCCATGGAGTTGGAGGAGCGCAACACGCTGATGAAGGACTCCCGAACCTCCTTCCTGCCACTGGGCATTCCGCGAGAGTGCCTCGGCAGCGGCGTTGAACTGGACATAAAGCCCATAGATGAGGAGGTCTACCAGCGGCAGAAGAAGCGCTACCAGGACATAGCTCCTTATTGGCTGGAGAAGATCAGAACACGGGAGCGCCGCGAGGCCGAACGTCAGGCAGAGGAGGCCAGTGCCGAGATCAGCGAGGAAACCGCCGCTCTGCAGAGTTTCTGGAACGAGGAAGGCACCCGGGAGGGCATTCGCATGACCCAGGCCAAAACTATGAAGCGATACATGGACAACAAAGTGGATCCCTGCGTGGATTTCTACAAGTATGCCTGCGGCAACTGGGAGCGCCTGCATCCAATACCCAAGGATAAGGCCGGCTTCGATACCTTCGAAATGCTGCGCGAGAGCCTGGACCTGGTGCTACGAAATCTCCTCGAGAAAAATACCCCTGTGCACCCCGCAGCGGAGCCACGAAAAAGTCCAGTGCGGAATACTCTATTTAAGCTCAATGAGCAGGGCGAGGGTGAGGGCGAAGCTGACCAGGCGGCGGAAATTACGGCGGAACGCCTGCGTCGGCACATAGTCAGCAAGAGGCAGTTGCTCAACCGCGTTCTGGTTCGCTACAAGCGGTATACCAACGGAACGAAAAGGAAACGCCTCATCGAAACCCCACGGGAGAGAACCAAAGAGGAGGAAGCTGCTCCACCAGTTGTCCTGCCAAAGGACAAGTCCAAGGACAAGTCGGATACCGAAGAGCAACTACATGTGCCCACCGATTTTCTAAAGCCCCATCATGATGCCCAGCTAAAAGCAAAGAATCTGTACCGATCCTGCGTGAACAGCGCGGTGCTGGCCAAGCGGGGATTGGAACCGCTACACACTCTCATTCGGGATCTGGGTGGCTGGCCAGTCCTGGAGCCCAAATGGAGCGACTCCAACTTTAACTGGCAGGTGCTAGCCGCCACCCTTAGACGTTACAACAACGACATCCTCATCGTCCAGTGGGTGGGGGCGGACATCAAGAACTCCGAGGAGAACATCGTTCAGTTTGACCAGACGGGTCTGGGCCTGCCCACCAGGGAGTACTTCCTCCAGCCGAGCAACGCCAAGTACCTACAGGCCTACCAGCGCTACATGGCCGAGGTGATGCACAAAATGGGCGCCAACAAGGCAGACGCCCAGCGGGTGGCCAGCGAGCTGGTGGCGTTCGAGACGCAGCTGGCGGGGATCACGGCTCCAGCGGAGCAACGACTTAACGTCACGAAG CTCTACAAACGCATGACGCTGGACCAGCTGCAGGATGTGGTTCCGGAAATCAAGTGGCGAGCTTACCTGCAGAGTCTGCAAGATCGCGAAGTTCTGGGCTCCGAGGAAGTGGTCATCTATGCGGTGGAGTACATGAGCAAGCTGGTGACTCTTCTGGATGAAACGGACCCCCGAACGGTGTCCAATTACATGATGTGGCGCTTTGTGCGGCACAGGATCAACAACGTGGACGATCGATTCGATGACATCAAACAGAATTTCTACCACGCACTCTTTGGCCGCGAGGAGAGTCCGCAGCGGTGGAAGGTGTGCATCGCCCAGGTAAACACCAACATGGGCATGGCAGTGGGTTCCATGTTCGTGAGTCGCTACTTCGACAACAATAGCAAGCGGGACACCTTGCGGATGACGCACGATCTACAGCAGGCCTTTCGGGATATCCTGAAAACCACCGATTGGTTGGACGACACCACAAAGCAGTTGGCCGAGGAAAAGGTCAACGCCATGTCCCTGAAGATCGGCTATCCGGATTTTATCCTCAATCCCAGTGAGCTGAATAGCAAGTACGCGGGCATAGAAATCTATCCGGAAAAGTATTTTGAAAATACGCTAAATGTTCTGCTTCACACGGCCAAAACGGAGCAGGCCAAGCTCCACGAGAGGGTCAACAAGACCAACTGGCAGACAGCTCCTGCCATTGTCAATGCCTATTATAGCCGCAACAAGAACCAGATCATGTTCCCCGCCGGCATCCTGCAGCCGCCCTTCTACCACCGCCACTTCCCCAAGTCGCTAAACTTCGGCGGCATCGGTGTGGTCATTGGACACGAACTGACCCACGGTTTCGATGACAAGGGTAGACTCTTCGACCGCAACGGCAATATCCACAAGTGGTGGACGGACTCCTCGATTCGCGGGTTCGACGAGCGAGCCCGCTGCATTATCGCCCAATATAGCAACTATACCGTCGAGGAGGTTGGAATCGTCCTGAATGGAGAGAGTACGCAGG GTGAGAATATCGCGGACAATGGAGGCCTGCGGCAGGCCTTCCACGCGTACCAACGCTGGCTAAAGGAGCATCCCAGCGAGGTGCCGGACGAGATCCTGCCAGGACTTAACATGACCGGCCCGCAGCTGTTCTTCCTGAACTTCGGTCAGGTTTGGTGCGGAGCAATGCGGCCGGAGGCCATCCGGAACAAGTTGAACACGGCCATCCACAGTCCAGGTCGCTTCCGGGTGATTGGGACGCTCTCGAACTCCATTGACTTTGCGCGGGAGTTCAATTGTCCCCTGGGCTCACCGATGAATCCTCAGAAGAAGTGCAGCGTTTGGTAG
- the LOC6727309 gene encoding neprilysin-4 isoform X2, whose amino-acid sequence MCSICSIWGSLPVESLVPIHRVHSMVMLPLTLVLILIMRLDGMLAALQLNEQRMRDLRNSHTEVPVYMEDYEALLPEGSTYNDLINEEFILPASKRTQLQILAAERARRCQPYRYGNGESMELEERNTLMKDSRTSFLPLGIPRECLGSGVELDIKPIDEEVYQRQKKRYQDIAPYWLEKIRTRERREAERQAEEASAEISEETAALQSFWNEEGTREGIRMTQAKTMKRYMDNKVDPCVDFYKYACGNWERLHPIPKDKAGFDTFEMLRESLDLVLRNLLEKNTPVHPAAEPRKSPVRNTLFKLNEQGEGEGEADQAAEITAERLRRHIVSKRQLLNRVLVRYKRYTNGTKRKRLIETPRERTKEEEAAPPVVLPKDKSKDKSDTEEQLHVPTDFLKPHHDAQLKAKNLYRSCVNSAVLAKRGLEPLHTLIRDLGGWPVLEPKWSDSNFNWQVLAATLRRYNNDILIVQWVGADIKNSEENIVQFDQTGLGLPTREYFLQPSNAKYLQAYQRYMAEVMHKMGANKADAQRVASELVAFETQLAGITAPAEQRLNVTKLYKRMTLDQLQDVVPEIKWRAYLQSLQDREVLGSEEVVIYAVEYMSKLVTLLDETDPRTVSNYMMWRFVRHRINNVDDRFDDIKQNFYHALFGREESPQRWKVCIAQVNTNMGMAVGSMFVSRYFDNNSKRDTLRMTHDLQQAFRDILKTTDWLDDTTKQLAEEKVNAMSLKIGYPDFILNPSELNSKYAGIEIYPEKYFENTLNVLLHTAKTEQAKLHERVNKTNWQTAPAIVNAYYSRNKNQIMFPAGILQPPFYHRHFPKSLNFGGIGVVIGHELTHGFDDKGRLFDRNGNIHKWWTDSSIRGFDERARCIIAQYSNYTVEEVGIVLNGESTQGENIADNGGLRQAFHAYQRWLKEHPSEVPDEILPGLNMTGPQLFFLNFGQVWCGAMRPEAIRNKLNTAIHSPGRFRVIGTLSNSIDFAREFNCPLGSPMNPQKKCSVW is encoded by the exons ATGTGTAGTATCTGCAGTATCTGGGGTTCTTTGCCAGTCGAAAGCTTAGTTCCGATCCACCGCGTCCACTCGA TGGTAATGCTGCCACTGACCCTGGTGCTCATCCTGATCATGCGGCTGGACGGGATGCTGGCGGCGCTGCAGTTAAACGAGCAGAGGATGAGGGATTTGCGGAACTCTCACACCGAGGTGCCTGTCTATATGGAGGATTACGAAGCCCTTTTACCGGAGGGCAGTACCTACAACGACCTGATCAACGAGGAGTTCATACTGCCGGCGAGCAAGCGGACCCAACTGCAGATTTTAGCCGCGGAGAGGGCGCGTCGCTGCCAACCATATCGCTACGGGAACGGGGAGTCCATGGAGTTGGAGGAGCGCAACACGCTGATGAAGGACTCCCGAACCTCCTTCCTGCCACTGGGCATTCCGCGAGAGTGCCTCGGCAGCGGCGTTGAACTGGACATAAAGCCCATAGATGAGGAGGTCTACCAGCGGCAGAAGAAGCGCTACCAGGACATAGCTCCTTATTGGCTGGAGAAGATCAGAACACGGGAGCGCCGCGAGGCCGAACGTCAGGCAGAGGAGGCCAGTGCCGAGATCAGCGAGGAAACCGCCGCTCTGCAGAGTTTCTGGAACGAGGAAGGCACCCGGGAGGGCATTCGCATGACCCAGGCCAAAACTATGAAGCGATACATGGACAACAAAGTGGATCCCTGCGTGGATTTCTACAAGTATGCCTGCGGCAACTGGGAGCGCCTGCATCCAATACCCAAGGATAAGGCCGGCTTCGATACCTTCGAAATGCTGCGCGAGAGCCTGGACCTGGTGCTACGAAATCTCCTCGAGAAAAATACCCCTGTGCACCCCGCAGCGGAGCCACGAAAAAGTCCAGTGCGGAATACTCTATTTAAGCTCAATGAGCAGGGCGAGGGTGAGGGCGAAGCTGACCAGGCGGCGGAAATTACGGCGGAACGCCTGCGTCGGCACATAGTCAGCAAGAGGCAGTTGCTCAACCGCGTTCTGGTTCGCTACAAGCGGTATACCAACGGAACGAAAAGGAAACGCCTCATCGAAACCCCACGGGAGAGAACCAAAGAGGAGGAAGCTGCTCCACCAGTTGTCCTGCCAAAGGACAAGTCCAAGGACAAGTCGGATACCGAAGAGCAACTACATGTGCCCACCGATTTTCTAAAGCCCCATCATGATGCCCAGCTAAAAGCAAAGAATCTGTACCGATCCTGCGTGAACAGCGCGGTGCTGGCCAAGCGGGGATTGGAACCGCTACACACTCTCATTCGGGATCTGGGTGGCTGGCCAGTCCTGGAGCCCAAATGGAGCGACTCCAACTTTAACTGGCAGGTGCTAGCCGCCACCCTTAGACGTTACAACAACGACATCCTCATCGTCCAGTGGGTGGGGGCGGACATCAAGAACTCCGAGGAGAACATCGTTCAGTTTGACCAGACGGGTCTGGGCCTGCCCACCAGGGAGTACTTCCTCCAGCCGAGCAACGCCAAGTACCTACAGGCCTACCAGCGCTACATGGCCGAGGTGATGCACAAAATGGGCGCCAACAAGGCAGACGCCCAGCGGGTGGCCAGCGAGCTGGTGGCGTTCGAGACGCAGCTGGCGGGGATCACGGCTCCAGCGGAGCAACGACTTAACGTCACGAAG CTCTACAAACGCATGACGCTGGACCAGCTGCAGGATGTGGTTCCGGAAATCAAGTGGCGAGCTTACCTGCAGAGTCTGCAAGATCGCGAAGTTCTGGGCTCCGAGGAAGTGGTCATCTATGCGGTGGAGTACATGAGCAAGCTGGTGACTCTTCTGGATGAAACGGACCCCCGAACGGTGTCCAATTACATGATGTGGCGCTTTGTGCGGCACAGGATCAACAACGTGGACGATCGATTCGATGACATCAAACAGAATTTCTACCACGCACTCTTTGGCCGCGAGGAGAGTCCGCAGCGGTGGAAGGTGTGCATCGCCCAGGTAAACACCAACATGGGCATGGCAGTGGGTTCCATGTTCGTGAGTCGCTACTTCGACAACAATAGCAAGCGGGACACCTTGCGGATGACGCACGATCTACAGCAGGCCTTTCGGGATATCCTGAAAACCACCGATTGGTTGGACGACACCACAAAGCAGTTGGCCGAGGAAAAGGTCAACGCCATGTCCCTGAAGATCGGCTATCCGGATTTTATCCTCAATCCCAGTGAGCTGAATAGCAAGTACGCGGGCATAGAAATCTATCCGGAAAAGTATTTTGAAAATACGCTAAATGTTCTGCTTCACACGGCCAAAACGGAGCAGGCCAAGCTCCACGAGAGGGTCAACAAGACCAACTGGCAGACAGCTCCTGCCATTGTCAATGCCTATTATAGCCGCAACAAGAACCAGATCATGTTCCCCGCCGGCATCCTGCAGCCGCCCTTCTACCACCGCCACTTCCCCAAGTCGCTAAACTTCGGCGGCATCGGTGTGGTCATTGGACACGAACTGACCCACGGTTTCGATGACAAGGGTAGACTCTTCGACCGCAACGGCAATATCCACAAGTGGTGGACGGACTCCTCGATTCGCGGGTTCGACGAGCGAGCCCGCTGCATTATCGCCCAATATAGCAACTATACCGTCGAGGAGGTTGGAATCGTCCTGAATGGAGAGAGTACGCAGG GTGAGAATATCGCGGACAATGGAGGCCTGCGGCAGGCCTTCCACGCGTACCAACGCTGGCTAAAGGAGCATCCCAGCGAGGTGCCGGACGAGATCCTGCCAGGACTTAACATGACCGGCCCGCAGCTGTTCTTCCTGAACTTCGGTCAGGTTTGGTGCGGAGCAATGCGGCCGGAGGCCATCCGGAACAAGTTGAACACGGCCATCCACAGTCCAGGTCGCTTCCGGGTGATTGGGACGCTCTCGAACTCCATTGACTTTGCGCGGGAGTTCAATTGTCCCCTGGGCTCACCGATGAATCCTCAGAAGAAGTGCAGCGTTTGGTAG
- the LOC6727309 gene encoding neprilysin-4 isoform X3 has product MVMLPLTLVLILIMRLDGMLAALQLNEQRMRDLRNSHTEVPVYMEDYEALLPEGSTYNDLINEEFILPASKRTQLQILAAERARRCQPYRYGNGESMELEERNTLMKDSRTSFLPLGIPRECLGSGVELDIKPIDEEVYQRQKKRYQDIAPYWLEKIRTRERREAERQAEEASAEISEETAALQSFWNEEGTREGIRMTQAKTMKRYMDNKVDPCVDFYKYACGNWERLHPIPKDKAGFDTFEMLRESLDLVLRNLLEKNTPVHPAAEPRKSPVRNTLFKLNEQGEGEGEADQAAEITAERLRRHIVSKRQLLNRVLVRYKRYTNGTKRKRLIETPRERTKEEEAAPPVVLPKDKSKDKSDTEEQLHVPTDFLKPHHDAQLKAKNLYRSCVNSAVLAKRGLEPLHTLIRDLGGWPVLEPKWSDSNFNWQVLAATLRRYNNDILIVQWVGADIKNSEENIVQFDQTGLGLPTREYFLQPSNAKYLQAYQRYMAEVMHKMGANKADAQRVASELVAFETQLAGITAPAEQRLNVTKLYKRMTLDQLQDVVPEIKWRAYLQSLQDREVLGSEEVVIYAVEYMSKLVTLLDETDPRTVSNYMMWRFVRHRINNVDDRFDDIKQNFYHALFGREESPQRWKVCIAQVNTNMGMAVGSMFVSRYFDNNSKRDTLRMTHDLQQAFRDILKTTDWLDDTTKQLAEEKVNAMSLKIGYPDFILNPSELNSKYAGIEIYPEKYFENTLNVLLHTAKTEQAKLHERVNKTNWQTAPAIVNAYYSRNKNQIMFPAGILQPPFYHRHFPKSLNFGGIGVVIGHELTHGFDDKGRLFDRNGNIHKWWTDSSIRGFDERARCIIAQYSNYTVEEVGIVLNGESTQGENIADNGGLRQAFHAYQRWLKEHPSEVPDEILPGLNMTGPQLFFLNFGQVWCGAMRPEAIRNKLNTAIHSPGRFRVIGTLSNSIDFAREFNCPLGSPMNPQKKCSVW; this is encoded by the exons TGGTAATGCTGCCACTGACCCTGGTGCTCATCCTGATCATGCGGCTGGACGGGATGCTGGCGGCGCTGCAGTTAAACGAGCAGAGGATGAGGGATTTGCGGAACTCTCACACCGAGGTGCCTGTCTATATGGAGGATTACGAAGCCCTTTTACCGGAGGGCAGTACCTACAACGACCTGATCAACGAGGAGTTCATACTGCCGGCGAGCAAGCGGACCCAACTGCAGATTTTAGCCGCGGAGAGGGCGCGTCGCTGCCAACCATATCGCTACGGGAACGGGGAGTCCATGGAGTTGGAGGAGCGCAACACGCTGATGAAGGACTCCCGAACCTCCTTCCTGCCACTGGGCATTCCGCGAGAGTGCCTCGGCAGCGGCGTTGAACTGGACATAAAGCCCATAGATGAGGAGGTCTACCAGCGGCAGAAGAAGCGCTACCAGGACATAGCTCCTTATTGGCTGGAGAAGATCAGAACACGGGAGCGCCGCGAGGCCGAACGTCAGGCAGAGGAGGCCAGTGCCGAGATCAGCGAGGAAACCGCCGCTCTGCAGAGTTTCTGGAACGAGGAAGGCACCCGGGAGGGCATTCGCATGACCCAGGCCAAAACTATGAAGCGATACATGGACAACAAAGTGGATCCCTGCGTGGATTTCTACAAGTATGCCTGCGGCAACTGGGAGCGCCTGCATCCAATACCCAAGGATAAGGCCGGCTTCGATACCTTCGAAATGCTGCGCGAGAGCCTGGACCTGGTGCTACGAAATCTCCTCGAGAAAAATACCCCTGTGCACCCCGCAGCGGAGCCACGAAAAAGTCCAGTGCGGAATACTCTATTTAAGCTCAATGAGCAGGGCGAGGGTGAGGGCGAAGCTGACCAGGCGGCGGAAATTACGGCGGAACGCCTGCGTCGGCACATAGTCAGCAAGAGGCAGTTGCTCAACCGCGTTCTGGTTCGCTACAAGCGGTATACCAACGGAACGAAAAGGAAACGCCTCATCGAAACCCCACGGGAGAGAACCAAAGAGGAGGAAGCTGCTCCACCAGTTGTCCTGCCAAAGGACAAGTCCAAGGACAAGTCGGATACCGAAGAGCAACTACATGTGCCCACCGATTTTCTAAAGCCCCATCATGATGCCCAGCTAAAAGCAAAGAATCTGTACCGATCCTGCGTGAACAGCGCGGTGCTGGCCAAGCGGGGATTGGAACCGCTACACACTCTCATTCGGGATCTGGGTGGCTGGCCAGTCCTGGAGCCCAAATGGAGCGACTCCAACTTTAACTGGCAGGTGCTAGCCGCCACCCTTAGACGTTACAACAACGACATCCTCATCGTCCAGTGGGTGGGGGCGGACATCAAGAACTCCGAGGAGAACATCGTTCAGTTTGACCAGACGGGTCTGGGCCTGCCCACCAGGGAGTACTTCCTCCAGCCGAGCAACGCCAAGTACCTACAGGCCTACCAGCGCTACATGGCCGAGGTGATGCACAAAATGGGCGCCAACAAGGCAGACGCCCAGCGGGTGGCCAGCGAGCTGGTGGCGTTCGAGACGCAGCTGGCGGGGATCACGGCTCCAGCGGAGCAACGACTTAACGTCACGAAG CTCTACAAACGCATGACGCTGGACCAGCTGCAGGATGTGGTTCCGGAAATCAAGTGGCGAGCTTACCTGCAGAGTCTGCAAGATCGCGAAGTTCTGGGCTCCGAGGAAGTGGTCATCTATGCGGTGGAGTACATGAGCAAGCTGGTGACTCTTCTGGATGAAACGGACCCCCGAACGGTGTCCAATTACATGATGTGGCGCTTTGTGCGGCACAGGATCAACAACGTGGACGATCGATTCGATGACATCAAACAGAATTTCTACCACGCACTCTTTGGCCGCGAGGAGAGTCCGCAGCGGTGGAAGGTGTGCATCGCCCAGGTAAACACCAACATGGGCATGGCAGTGGGTTCCATGTTCGTGAGTCGCTACTTCGACAACAATAGCAAGCGGGACACCTTGCGGATGACGCACGATCTACAGCAGGCCTTTCGGGATATCCTGAAAACCACCGATTGGTTGGACGACACCACAAAGCAGTTGGCCGAGGAAAAGGTCAACGCCATGTCCCTGAAGATCGGCTATCCGGATTTTATCCTCAATCCCAGTGAGCTGAATAGCAAGTACGCGGGCATAGAAATCTATCCGGAAAAGTATTTTGAAAATACGCTAAATGTTCTGCTTCACACGGCCAAAACGGAGCAGGCCAAGCTCCACGAGAGGGTCAACAAGACCAACTGGCAGACAGCTCCTGCCATTGTCAATGCCTATTATAGCCGCAACAAGAACCAGATCATGTTCCCCGCCGGCATCCTGCAGCCGCCCTTCTACCACCGCCACTTCCCCAAGTCGCTAAACTTCGGCGGCATCGGTGTGGTCATTGGACACGAACTGACCCACGGTTTCGATGACAAGGGTAGACTCTTCGACCGCAACGGCAATATCCACAAGTGGTGGACGGACTCCTCGATTCGCGGGTTCGACGAGCGAGCCCGCTGCATTATCGCCCAATATAGCAACTATACCGTCGAGGAGGTTGGAATCGTCCTGAATGGAGAGAGTACGCAGG GTGAGAATATCGCGGACAATGGAGGCCTGCGGCAGGCCTTCCACGCGTACCAACGCTGGCTAAAGGAGCATCCCAGCGAGGTGCCGGACGAGATCCTGCCAGGACTTAACATGACCGGCCCGCAGCTGTTCTTCCTGAACTTCGGTCAGGTTTGGTGCGGAGCAATGCGGCCGGAGGCCATCCGGAACAAGTTGAACACGGCCATCCACAGTCCAGGTCGCTTCCGGGTGATTGGGACGCTCTCGAACTCCATTGACTTTGCGCGGGAGTTCAATTGTCCCCTGGGCTCACCGATGAATCCTCAGAAGAAGTGCAGCGTTTGGTAG